In Bacteroidales bacterium, a genomic segment contains:
- a CDS encoding GIY-YIG nuclease family protein yields the protein MFFYVYVLRSKNDELLYTGYTSDLKKRLQFHNEGKVPSTKNRVPLELLYFEGCINQQDATRREKYLKSGNGKIYIKNRLRNFFYPTG from the coding sequence ATGTTTTTCTATGTCTATGTATTAAGAAGTAAAAATGATGAATTGCTCTATACAGGGTACACTTCTGATTTGAAGAAAAGATTGCAGTTCCACAATGAGGGTAAAGTGCCATCAACCAAAAATCGAGTGCCATTAGAGCTACTATACTTTGAAGGATGCATCAACCAGCAAGATGCAACAAGAAGAGAGAAGTATCTTAAGTCAGGAAATGGCAAAATATATATTAAGAACAGGTTACGTAACTTTTTTTATCCTACGGGGTAA
- a CDS encoding site-specific integrase: protein MKSTITLEPGKHHEWEVVFLLFPKDQQLIQIVKALGCARWSVSRQRWYIVKEDFNLGAVFEALKPHAYLDYNALKRENQNPVVQTKDSPLNLKKALSGENGKLVEDFRLWMQHKRYSASTINTYIGSIKSFLEFNSHKPLTEISNDDMVNYVNSHIIPGGLSFSFQNQVVNATKLFFREIVKSRIEIDKLERPRREYKLPNVLSKEEVALILNASVNQKHRTMLSLIYACGLRRSELLNLKPGDVDSKRGMLTIRNAKGRKDRLVPISAKVIEMLRSYYKAYRPKVWLFEGQKPGEQYSATSLQEVFRAAVKKAVIRKPATLHWLRHSYATHLLESGTDIRFIQELLGHSPRWIKNEVVCFSMSMY from the coding sequence TTGAAGTCTACCATCACATTAGAACCTGGAAAACACCATGAATGGGAAGTAGTTTTTCTGCTATTTCCCAAAGACCAGCAATTGATACAAATTGTAAAAGCCCTGGGATGTGCCAGGTGGAGCGTTTCCAGGCAGCGATGGTATATTGTGAAGGAAGATTTCAACCTGGGTGCTGTTTTTGAGGCTCTAAAGCCACATGCTTATCTTGATTACAACGCATTGAAACGGGAAAATCAGAATCCGGTGGTTCAGACCAAAGACAGTCCTTTAAATCTGAAAAAGGCTCTAAGCGGGGAAAATGGAAAGCTGGTTGAGGATTTCAGGTTATGGATGCAGCATAAGCGCTATAGTGCATCCACTATTAATACTTATATTGGCTCCATCAAAAGTTTTCTTGAATTTAACTCCCATAAACCGCTTACCGAAATAAGCAATGATGATATGGTAAACTATGTGAATAGCCATATCATCCCCGGTGGCTTGAGTTTTTCGTTTCAGAACCAGGTAGTGAATGCCACTAAGTTATTTTTCAGGGAGATTGTAAAGAGCCGGATAGAAATTGACAAGCTTGAAAGACCCAGGCGGGAGTATAAATTGCCCAATGTTTTGAGCAAAGAAGAAGTTGCTCTAATTTTAAATGCGTCAGTGAACCAGAAGCACCGCACCATGCTGAGCCTTATTTATGCCTGCGGATTGCGGCGCAGCGAATTGCTGAACCTAAAGCCAGGCGATGTTGACTCAAAAAGAGGTATGCTAACGATCCGGAATGCAAAAGGCAGGAAAGACAGGCTTGTGCCAATCTCAGCAAAAGTCATTGAGATGTTGAGAAGCTATTATAAAGCTTACCGGCCAAAGGTTTGGTTGTTTGAGGGGCAAAAGCCTGGAGAACAGTATTCAGCCACCAGTTTGCAGGAAGTGTTCAGGGCAGCTGTGAAAAAAGCAGTTATAAGGAAGCCTGCCACGCTGCACTGGCTAAGGCATAGTTACGCGACTCATTTGCTTGAAAGTGGAACGGATATCAGGTTTATACAAGAATTATTAGGTCATTCACCCCGTTGGATTAAAAATGAAGTAGTATGTTTTTCTATGTCTATGTATTAA